The Geoalkalibacter sp. genome contains a region encoding:
- the secE gene encoding preprotein translocase subunit SecE, producing the protein MLNKTTEFLNHVKAELKKVTWPTRKETYASTTVVILLVLFVTVFLGAVDWVLASVVKLLLR; encoded by the coding sequence GTGCTGAACAAAACGACCGAGTTTCTCAACCATGTCAAGGCTGAGCTGAAAAAGGTAACCTGGCCGACCAGGAAAGAGACCTATGCCTCGACAACGGTGGTCATCCTGCTGGTGCTGTTCGTTACCGTCTTTTTGGGAGCAGTTGACTGGGTGCTGGCCAGCGTCGTCAAGCTGCTACTTCGGTAA
- the nusG gene encoding transcription termination/antitermination protein NusG, which yields MGMKWYGVHTYSGYENKVKANLEERIRSLGAEELFGDILIPSETVVELRKGERKTSQRKFFPGYILVQMELNNETWHIVKDTPKVTGFVGGVNNPPAIPDEEVLKITSRMVEGVERPKPKVEFEVGETVRVVDGPFLNFTGVVEDVKPDKGKLKVMVSIFGRTTPVELEFIQVEKTS from the coding sequence ATGGGAATGAAGTGGTATGGCGTTCATACCTACTCCGGGTATGAGAACAAGGTGAAGGCAAATCTCGAAGAGCGGATTCGCTCCCTTGGGGCGGAGGAGTTGTTCGGCGACATTCTGATCCCCTCCGAAACGGTGGTCGAGTTGCGCAAGGGTGAGCGAAAAACCTCCCAGCGTAAATTTTTCCCCGGTTATATCCTTGTGCAGATGGAGCTGAACAACGAAACCTGGCACATCGTCAAGGATACGCCCAAGGTGACCGGTTTCGTGGGCGGCGTCAACAACCCGCCGGCAATCCCCGACGAGGAAGTCCTCAAGATCACCAGTCGCATGGTGGAGGGTGTCGAGCGGCCCAAGCCCAAAGTCGAGTTCGAGGTCGGCGAGACGGTGCGCGTGGTGGATGGACCTTTCCTCAATTTCACCGGCGTCGTCGAAGATGTCAAACCCGATAAGGGCAAGCTCAAGGTGATGGTCAGTATTTTTGGACGCACCACGCCCGTCGAGCTTGAATTCATTCAGGTTGAAAAAACCAGCTGA